Proteins encoded in a region of the Marinobacter arenosus genome:
- a CDS encoding crotonase/enoyl-CoA hydratase family protein → MTEQPVLTSLTEGILTITLNRPSQRNAVDRPTANALRRAFTECEENEAVKVAVLTGAGGNFCAGADLTALDDPDRRNEIDPHGTGHGPMGPTRMQLSKPVIAAVSGYAVAGGLELALMCDLRVADSSAVFGVFCRRWGVPLIDGGTVRLPRIVGHGHAMDMILTGRPVTADEALSMGLANRVVPDGTALDAAQTLARTIAGFPQRCLLADRASAIRQWDLSTHDALATEGAAGYPVVFEEAIDGARKFREGAGRHGQF, encoded by the coding sequence ATGACCGAGCAACCCGTTCTCACGTCACTGACCGAAGGTATCCTCACCATCACCCTGAACCGACCGAGTCAACGCAATGCGGTGGATCGGCCAACCGCGAACGCCCTGCGCCGCGCTTTCACGGAATGCGAGGAGAATGAAGCCGTCAAGGTTGCGGTCCTGACGGGTGCCGGCGGCAACTTCTGCGCCGGCGCCGACCTCACTGCCCTCGACGACCCGGACCGACGCAACGAGATTGACCCCCACGGCACTGGACACGGCCCCATGGGTCCCACCCGGATGCAGCTGTCGAAACCCGTGATTGCTGCGGTCTCGGGTTATGCCGTCGCCGGCGGACTGGAACTGGCGCTGATGTGCGACCTGCGCGTGGCGGACAGTTCGGCGGTCTTTGGTGTTTTCTGTCGGCGCTGGGGCGTCCCCCTGATTGATGGCGGCACCGTGCGCCTGCCCCGGATCGTTGGTCACGGCCATGCCATGGACATGATCCTCACAGGTCGCCCGGTGACGGCCGACGAGGCCCTCTCGATGGGCCTGGCTAACCGGGTCGTGCCGGACGGCACCGCGCTCGACGCAGCCCAGACGCTTGCCCGCACCATCGCCGGTTTTCCCCAACGGTGCCTGCTCGCTGACCGCGCCTCGGCCATCCGCCAGTGGGACCTGAGCACCCACGACGCCCTGGCCACGGAAGGCGCAGCCGGCTATCCGGTGGTTTTTGAAGAGGCCATCGACGGCGCCCGGAAATTCAGGGAAGGGGCGGGGCGGCACGGCCAGTTCTGA
- the nfsA gene encoding oxygen-insensitive NADPH nitroreductase: MNATIDLLKSHRSIRKFTDRKIPRELLRELIRAGQSAATSNHVQAYSVIHVVNPENRLKIAELAGGQPYIADSSDFLVFCADMKRSTEAAERAGADVVRGTTEQLVVASVDTALMAQNVAIAAESEGLGLCYIGGIRNNPAEISSLLRLPEHVYPVFGLCLGYPDQSPEVKPRLPVDLILKEDYYQDAQDQEQVESFDATMNSYYRERTGGNKDTTWSEQLKPLFTTKLRPHMKAFLEARGFRMK; the protein is encoded by the coding sequence ATGAACGCCACGATTGACCTCCTGAAATCCCACCGCTCCATCCGAAAGTTCACCGATCGGAAAATTCCCCGCGAATTGTTGCGCGAGCTGATTCGGGCGGGCCAGAGTGCGGCGACCTCCAACCACGTGCAAGCCTACTCCGTGATTCACGTGGTCAATCCGGAAAACCGATTGAAGATCGCCGAGCTGGCCGGTGGCCAGCCCTACATCGCCGACAGCTCCGATTTCCTGGTGTTCTGTGCCGACATGAAACGCTCGACGGAAGCCGCGGAAAGAGCCGGTGCGGACGTCGTTCGCGGCACTACCGAACAACTGGTGGTTGCCAGCGTCGACACCGCCCTGATGGCCCAGAACGTTGCCATTGCCGCGGAATCTGAGGGCCTCGGCCTGTGTTACATCGGGGGTATTCGGAACAATCCCGCTGAGATCAGCAGCCTTTTGCGTCTGCCCGAACACGTTTATCCGGTCTTCGGCCTGTGTCTGGGGTACCCGGACCAGTCGCCGGAGGTTAAGCCCCGCCTTCCGGTGGACCTCATTCTCAAGGAAGACTACTACCAGGACGCACAGGACCAGGAACAGGTCGAGTCCTTCGACGCCACCATGAACAGCTATTACCGGGAACGCACCGGTGGCAACAAGGACACCACCTGGTCGGAGCAGCTCAAGCCGCTGTTCACCACCAAGTTACGCCCGCACATGAAGGCATTCTTGGAGGCCAGGGGCTTCAGAATGAAGTGA
- a CDS encoding alpha/beta fold hydrolase, with amino-acid sequence MPTPTLFVFLSHGLESGPGSTKIQAMKDAAEAFPGVTAIAIDHRSTRDPATRLAQMASAMEEAGADPGRTVLAGSSMGGWVCAQTSESTPVLGCFLLAPALAMEGYPQSSPNIRARFSQVIHGWRDDVVPVMPVLELARKQGLPTLVLPDGHRLENSVGRVVSEFQWFLEVCRSNLNEP; translated from the coding sequence ATGCCCACACCGACACTGTTCGTCTTCCTTTCCCACGGCCTCGAAAGCGGTCCGGGAAGCACCAAGATCCAGGCAATGAAGGATGCCGCCGAGGCCTTCCCGGGCGTGACAGCCATCGCTATTGACCATCGCTCCACCAGGGATCCGGCGACCCGATTGGCACAGATGGCCAGCGCCATGGAGGAAGCCGGGGCCGATCCGGGCCGTACGGTGCTTGCCGGCTCCAGCATGGGTGGCTGGGTCTGTGCGCAGACCAGCGAATCAACCCCGGTACTTGGATGTTTCCTGCTGGCGCCCGCGCTGGCGATGGAAGGGTATCCCCAGTCAAGTCCGAACATTCGGGCCCGGTTTAGCCAGGTGATCCACGGCTGGAGGGACGACGTGGTCCCCGTGATGCCGGTACTGGAACTGGCCCGGAAACAGGGGCTTCCCACCCTGGTTCTACCGGATGGTCATCGCCTTGAGAACAGCGTCGGCCGGGTGGTCAGCGAGTTCCAATGGTTCCTCGAGGTGTGTCGCTCGAATCTGAATGAACCATGA
- a CDS encoding metallophosphatase domain-containing protein produces the protein MRIVCISDTHSMHRQIEVPDGDLLIHAGDCLGVGTLEELEDLDRWFSEQPHRHKILIAGNHDWCFQDEPADARALVQHAHYLQDSALELEGLKFWGSPWTPVFFNWAFNLERGPAIAERWARIPGDTDVLITHGPPAGILDRIILPTGTVRPGCEDLARKVETLSLRLHVFGHIHEDHGQQQIGDCLYVNASTCTGSYKPLNLPVVVDL, from the coding sequence ATGAGAATTGTCTGTATCTCCGACACCCACAGCATGCACCGACAGATCGAGGTGCCAGACGGCGATCTGTTGATTCACGCCGGGGACTGTCTCGGGGTCGGCACCCTGGAAGAGCTGGAGGACCTGGATCGGTGGTTCTCGGAGCAGCCCCATCGCCACAAGATTCTGATCGCCGGCAACCATGACTGGTGTTTTCAGGATGAACCCGCCGACGCCAGGGCATTGGTCCAGCATGCCCATTACCTGCAGGACAGCGCACTGGAACTGGAGGGCCTGAAATTCTGGGGCAGCCCCTGGACACCGGTGTTTTTCAACTGGGCGTTCAATCTCGAACGGGGCCCGGCGATTGCCGAGCGCTGGGCCCGAATTCCCGGGGACACCGACGTGTTGATAACCCATGGCCCGCCCGCCGGCATACTGGACCGGATCATTCTGCCCACGGGAACCGTCCGCCCCGGGTGCGAGGACCTGGCCCGAAAGGTTGAAACCCTGTCCCTTCGGCTCCATGTTTTTGGACATATTCACGAAGACCACGGCCAGCAACAGATTGGCGACTGCCTGTATGTCAACGCCAGCACCTGTACCGGCAGCTACAAGCCGTTGAACCTGCCGGTTGTCGTGGATCTCTGA
- a CDS encoding glutathione peroxidase has product MVRLLFAALFSLSVGGVHADEPVSSSCPAFLDHELRKLHSRDNVNLCNMAAGKPMLVVNTASRCGYTGQFEGLEALHRKYQDRGLVVVGFASDDFRQEADTEAEAARVCYKNFGVTFTMIAPGPVTGSDANPVFQHVSGQSQPPRWNFFKYVLDRDGRVVEAFPSRVEPDDPTLVRAVESVL; this is encoded by the coding sequence ATGGTCAGACTGCTCTTCGCGGCCCTTTTTTCGCTGTCGGTTGGCGGGGTTCACGCCGATGAGCCGGTGTCGTCGTCCTGCCCGGCGTTTCTCGATCACGAGCTCCGCAAGCTTCATTCCCGGGACAACGTCAACCTGTGCAACATGGCCGCGGGCAAACCCATGCTGGTGGTGAACACCGCCAGTCGATGCGGGTACACCGGACAGTTCGAAGGGCTGGAAGCGTTGCACCGGAAATACCAGGACCGGGGGCTGGTCGTGGTTGGCTTTGCCAGCGATGATTTCCGCCAGGAGGCAGACACCGAAGCGGAAGCTGCCCGGGTCTGTTACAAGAATTTCGGAGTGACCTTCACCATGATTGCCCCGGGCCCGGTGACGGGGTCGGACGCCAATCCGGTGTTCCAGCACGTCAGTGGCCAGAGCCAGCCGCCGCGCTGGAATTTCTTCAAGTATGTGCTGGATCGGGATGGCCGAGTGGTGGAGGCCTTTCCCAGTCGGGTAGAGCCGGACGACCCGACACTGGTCCGGGCCGTCGAATCGGTGCTCTAG
- a CDS encoding TRAP transporter substrate-binding protein: MSSMSKFKKLAGISAFAFAAMTVANSVNAASWRYAHEEYEGDVQDVFAYKFKEYVEENSDHTLQIYRFGELGESDDIMEQTQAGILNFVNQSPGFTGALIPEAQIFFIPYLMPTDMETVIEFFRESEAINEDFPKLYADKGLELLKMYPEGEMVVTVDEPVTKPEDFNNKKIRVMTNPLLSETYAAFGATPTPLPWGEVYGALQTNMIQGQENPIFWIESGGLYEVSPNLVFTSHGWFTTAMMANKNFYDGLSDEDQKLVQDAADFAFEEIIVHIDGLAEEALGKIQKASDEVTVTRLNDEQIQAFKERAPQVEDKFIEMTGESGKELLNQFKEDLKEVQSK; this comes from the coding sequence ATGAGTAGCATGAGTAAATTCAAGAAACTGGCCGGAATTTCAGCGTTCGCTTTTGCGGCCATGACGGTCGCCAACTCGGTGAACGCCGCTAGCTGGCGTTATGCTCACGAAGAGTATGAAGGCGACGTACAGGACGTGTTCGCGTACAAGTTCAAGGAATACGTCGAGGAAAACTCCGATCACACCCTGCAGATTTATCGTTTCGGCGAGCTGGGTGAATCTGACGACATCATGGAGCAGACCCAGGCCGGGATCCTGAACTTTGTTAACCAGTCCCCGGGTTTCACCGGCGCACTGATTCCGGAAGCCCAGATTTTCTTCATTCCCTACCTGATGCCCACCGACATGGAAACGGTCATCGAGTTCTTCCGGGAGAGTGAAGCCATCAATGAAGATTTCCCGAAGTTGTATGCCGACAAGGGACTTGAGCTTCTGAAGATGTACCCGGAAGGCGAAATGGTGGTCACCGTTGACGAGCCGGTTACCAAGCCGGAGGACTTCAACAACAAGAAGATCCGCGTCATGACCAACCCACTGCTGTCCGAAACCTATGCCGCCTTCGGCGCCACCCCGACCCCGCTGCCCTGGGGTGAAGTCTACGGTGCACTGCAGACCAACATGATCCAGGGCCAGGAGAACCCGATTTTCTGGATCGAGTCCGGTGGTCTGTACGAAGTGTCTCCGAACCTCGTTTTCACCAGCCATGGCTGGTTCACCACTGCGATGATGGCCAACAAGAACTTCTATGACGGCCTGTCGGACGAAGACCAGAAGCTGGTTCAGGACGCTGCCGACTTCGCGTTCGAGGAAATCATTGTTCACATTGACGGCCTGGCTGAAGAAGCCCTTGGCAAGATCCAGAAAGCCTCCGACGAAGTCACCGTCACTCGCCTGAACGACGAACAGATCCAGGCCTTCAAGGAGCGCGCTCCCCAGGTTGAGGACAAGTTCATTGAAATGACTGGCGAGAGCGGCAAGGAAC
- a CDS encoding LLM class flavin-dependent oxidoreductase, with product MSNRPDYSLLELASVREGDSVGTTLANSVAYAQRAEQLGFSRFWLAEHHNMEGISSSATSVLIGHIAGKTDRIRVGSGGVMLPNHPPLVIAEQFGTLESLYPGRIDLGLGRAPGTDPVTARALRREGLGAEQFPEDVARLQQLLGPLQPGQPVKAIPGAGSNVPIWLLGSSLYSAQLAAIRGLPYAFAGHFAPRLYREALRVYRDNFQPSDQLAAPYSMLAVPAIPADSMDEARRLATTSYQRILALFRGQPLWMRPPVDSMEGLWNAGEKASVQDFLALQILGDANDLNRQLDELLATVDVDELMFTIDIYDPAKRRHALEVLAATRRA from the coding sequence ATGTCCAACCGACCCGACTATTCCCTGCTTGAGCTTGCCTCCGTTCGTGAAGGCGATTCCGTCGGCACCACGCTGGCCAACAGCGTGGCCTACGCCCAGCGCGCCGAACAACTGGGCTTTAGCCGTTTCTGGCTGGCCGAGCACCACAACATGGAAGGCATCAGCAGCTCCGCAACCTCGGTCCTGATCGGTCACATCGCCGGCAAAACCGACCGGATACGGGTGGGTTCCGGCGGGGTCATGCTGCCTAACCATCCACCGCTGGTGATCGCCGAACAGTTCGGAACCCTGGAGAGCCTCTACCCCGGCCGCATCGACCTGGGCCTGGGTCGTGCGCCCGGGACTGACCCGGTCACCGCCCGGGCGCTTCGCCGGGAGGGCCTGGGTGCCGAACAGTTCCCCGAGGACGTGGCCCGGCTGCAACAGCTGCTGGGGCCATTGCAACCTGGCCAGCCGGTCAAGGCCATCCCCGGAGCCGGCTCCAATGTCCCGATCTGGTTGCTGGGGTCCAGCCTGTACAGTGCCCAACTTGCGGCCATACGGGGCCTACCATACGCCTTTGCCGGGCACTTTGCGCCGCGGCTTTACCGGGAGGCGCTGCGGGTCTACCGGGACAATTTCCAGCCCTCTGACCAGCTGGCTGCCCCCTACTCGATGCTGGCCGTTCCGGCGATCCCGGCGGACTCGATGGACGAGGCCAGACGGTTGGCCACCACCAGCTACCAGCGGATTCTCGCGCTGTTCCGCGGCCAGCCGCTGTGGATGCGCCCACCGGTCGACTCCATGGAAGGACTGTGGAATGCCGGCGAAAAGGCCAGCGTTCAGGACTTCCTCGCGCTCCAGATCCTGGGTGATGCCAACGACCTGAACCGGCAACTGGACGAGCTACTGGCGACGGTCGACGTCGACGAACTGATGTTCACGATCGACATCTACGACCCCGCCAAGCGCCGTCACGCCCTGGAGGTTCTGGCCGCAACACGCCGTGCCTAG
- a CDS encoding Nmad3 family putative nucleotide modification protein, whose protein sequence is MVRRVLDDNGDSVGKSVVFYDSIWRPRPVHAFMVTPMRLILSRKGFDSSAGGCPSPLLPDGSLCVLPIPDGQSQIRYDDVRFGERRLGKLARDLSGGRVRGGDGAHLDPDLMAGAYPRLDGWRPVLGQTGSAQGHLRNQGVAEGDLFLFFGVFRRAELWRRRWRFVPGSRPFHAIWGWLHIAETHSIDALPESALPWARYHPHFHGQPDAGNTLYVASPDFRLPEQRQILPGSGVFPSFDEGLMLSDPEARLPTQWRLPAGFYPGDARAPLSYHARPDRWRLAPPWCYLKGAARGQEFVLDLAAYPELEPWLSALLRTGRAAPPLP, encoded by the coding sequence ATGGTTCGGCGTGTCCTGGATGACAATGGCGATTCGGTCGGGAAATCCGTCGTATTCTACGATAGCATCTGGCGCCCCAGACCCGTCCACGCATTTATGGTGACCCCCATGCGCCTGATACTGAGTCGCAAAGGCTTCGATTCCTCCGCTGGTGGCTGCCCCAGCCCGCTGCTCCCGGATGGTTCGCTGTGCGTGCTGCCGATTCCCGATGGCCAGTCTCAAATCCGTTACGATGATGTGCGCTTTGGCGAACGTCGGTTGGGCAAGCTGGCGCGGGACCTGAGCGGCGGCCGCGTTCGGGGTGGTGACGGCGCTCACCTGGATCCGGATCTGATGGCCGGGGCTTATCCCCGTCTGGACGGGTGGCGGCCAGTTCTGGGGCAGACAGGATCCGCCCAGGGGCACCTGCGCAATCAGGGGGTCGCTGAGGGCGACCTGTTCCTGTTTTTCGGGGTCTTCCGTCGGGCCGAACTCTGGCGCCGACGCTGGCGATTCGTGCCGGGTTCACGGCCCTTCCATGCCATCTGGGGCTGGCTACACATTGCCGAGACCCACTCCATTGATGCGCTCCCGGAGAGCGCCTTGCCCTGGGCCCGGTACCACCCACATTTCCACGGCCAGCCGGATGCGGGCAATACTCTGTATGTGGCCAGCCCTGATTTCCGGTTGCCGGAACAGCGGCAGATTCTTCCCGGCAGCGGCGTCTTCCCATCGTTTGACGAGGGGCTGATGCTGAGTGACCCGGAGGCTCGCCTGCCGACCCAGTGGCGTTTGCCGGCGGGCTTTTATCCAGGCGATGCCCGTGCACCGCTGAGTTACCATGCCAGGCCAGATCGTTGGCGACTGGCCCCGCCCTGGTGTTACCTGAAAGGGGCGGCCAGGGGCCAGGAGTTTGTCCTGGATCTGGCGGCGTATCCGGAGCTGGAACCCTGGTTGTCGGCGCTGCTCAGAACTGGCCGTGCCGCCCCGCCCCTTCCCTGA
- a CDS encoding putative 4-mercaptohistidine N1-methyltransferase — protein MQPSGFYENDTTLAQYSEFHFGERWHGEPNFPKELADVAIDAMDGRNFGRALDIGCACGRTSFELARRFDHVDGIDFSATFIRKCEEMAQHKRVRYARPEEGELVSYHERTLAALDLEQTAGKVAFHQGDACDLDPRFTGYDLVLAGNLIDRLYQPSKFLTTIHERINDDGLLVIASPYTWLEEYTPRAEWVGGFLKDGEEYTTLDGLREVLGPHFRQMGEPRSLPFVIRETRNKFQHSFSELTVWQKISV, from the coding sequence ATGCAGCCCAGCGGGTTTTACGAGAACGACACCACACTTGCCCAGTACTCGGAGTTCCATTTTGGCGAGCGGTGGCACGGCGAGCCCAATTTCCCGAAAGAACTGGCCGACGTCGCCATCGATGCCATGGACGGTCGGAATTTCGGGCGGGCCCTGGACATTGGCTGTGCCTGTGGCCGGACCAGTTTCGAACTGGCGCGACGGTTTGACCACGTTGATGGCATCGATTTTTCGGCCACGTTTATTCGAAAGTGCGAGGAAATGGCGCAACACAAACGGGTTCGCTACGCCCGCCCGGAAGAGGGCGAGCTGGTGAGCTATCACGAGCGAACACTGGCTGCGTTGGACCTGGAGCAGACAGCCGGCAAGGTGGCGTTCCATCAGGGCGATGCCTGTGACCTCGACCCCCGATTTACCGGTTACGATCTGGTCCTGGCGGGCAACCTGATTGACCGTCTGTATCAACCGTCTAAATTTCTCACCACCATCCATGAGCGCATCAACGACGACGGTCTGCTGGTCATTGCCTCACCCTACACCTGGCTGGAGGAGTACACGCCCCGCGCCGAGTGGGTCGGCGGCTTCCTGAAGGATGGTGAAGAGTACACCACCCTGGACGGTTTGAGGGAGGTACTGGGGCCGCATTTTCGCCAGATGGGTGAGCCCCGGAGCCTGCCATTCGTGATCCGCGAGACCCGCAACAAGTTCCAGCACAGTTTTTCCGAGCTCACGGTCTGGCAGAAAATCTCCGTGTGA